One region of Flavobacterium pisciphilum genomic DNA includes:
- a CDS encoding 3-hydroxyacyl-CoA dehydrogenase family protein, with protein MKTIAVIGAGTMGNGIAHTFAQSGFTVKLIDVSEKSLDKGMATIAANLDRMLAKGSITAEEKAKTITNIITYTDIKDGVVGVDLVVEAATENIDLKLNIFKQLNESCSHNTILATNTSSISITQIGAVVAHPERVIGMHFMNPVPIMKLVEIIRGYNTSDEVTKIIMELSLKLGKTPVEVNDYPGFVANRILMPMLNEAIETLYNKVAGVYEIDTVMKLGMGHPMGPLQLADFIGLDVCLAILNVMYDGFKNPKYAPCPLLVNMVRAGKLGVKSGEGFYDYSESKKAEKISKQFI; from the coding sequence ATGAAAACAATAGCTGTAATCGGTGCTGGAACAATGGGTAACGGAATTGCTCATACATTTGCTCAAAGTGGTTTTACTGTAAAACTAATTGATGTTTCTGAAAAATCATTGGATAAAGGAATGGCAACTATTGCCGCTAATTTAGATAGAATGCTTGCTAAAGGAAGCATTACTGCAGAAGAAAAAGCCAAAACAATAACAAATATTATTACTTACACAGACATTAAAGATGGTGTTGTAGGTGTAGATTTAGTTGTAGAAGCTGCTACTGAAAACATTGATTTAAAACTAAATATTTTTAAGCAATTAAACGAATCTTGTTCGCATAATACTATACTAGCAACAAATACTTCATCTATTTCTATAACACAAATAGGAGCTGTTGTAGCACATCCTGAGCGTGTTATCGGAATGCACTTTATGAATCCAGTGCCAATCATGAAATTAGTAGAAATCATTCGTGGTTACAACACCAGCGATGAAGTAACTAAAATCATTATGGAATTGTCTCTAAAACTTGGAAAAACTCCAGTTGAAGTAAATGATTACCCTGGTTTTGTTGCCAATAGAATTTTAATGCCAATGCTAAATGAAGCTATTGAAACGTTATACAACAAAGTAGCTGGTGTTTACGAGATAGATACAGTAATGAAACTAGGAATGGGACACCCTATGGGACCATTACAACTAGCAGATTTTATAGGTCTTGACGTATGTTTAGCCATTTTAAATGTAATGTACGACGGATTCAAAAACCCCAAATACGCACCATGCCCGTTATTAGTTAATATGGTACGTGCTGGAAAATTAGGAGTAAAATCAGGCGAAGGTTTTTATGATTATAGTGAAAGTAAAAAAGCAGAGAAAATTTCGAAGCAATTCATATAA
- a CDS encoding Gfo/Idh/MocA family protein, giving the protein MLKVGVLGAGHLGKIHLRLLQQSDKYELVGFYDQNQENAEKISKEFGYKNFNTIAKLIHAVDVIDIVTPTLSHYKCAKVAIKSGKHIFIEKPISNTVEEAEEIIALAKEYNVKGQVGHVERFNPAFIATKDMIENPMFIETHRLAEFNPRGTDVPVVLDLMIHDIDAILSVVKSKVKSINASGVSVISDTPDIANARIEFENGCVANLTASRISMKNMRKTRFFQRDAYISVDFLEKKCEVVRMKDAPEIPGDFDMILQNAEGVKKQIYFTNPDVEQNNAILDELESFANAINTNTDPVVTLDQATDALRVAYQIIDCFDK; this is encoded by the coding sequence ATGTTAAAAGTAGGAGTTTTAGGTGCTGGTCACTTAGGTAAAATACATTTACGTTTATTACAACAATCTGATAAATATGAATTAGTTGGTTTTTATGACCAAAATCAAGAAAACGCCGAGAAAATTTCCAAAGAATTCGGTTATAAAAATTTCAATACAATTGCAAAGTTAATACATGCTGTTGATGTAATTGATATTGTAACCCCAACATTATCACATTACAAATGTGCTAAGGTAGCTATAAAATCAGGAAAACATATTTTTATTGAAAAACCAATTTCGAATACTGTTGAAGAAGCCGAAGAAATAATTGCTTTAGCAAAAGAGTATAACGTAAAAGGTCAAGTTGGTCATGTTGAACGCTTTAATCCGGCTTTCATAGCAACAAAGGACATGATCGAAAATCCAATGTTCATAGAAACACATCGTTTAGCCGAATTTAATCCTCGTGGTACAGATGTTCCTGTAGTATTAGATTTAATGATTCATGATATTGATGCAATTTTAAGTGTAGTAAAATCGAAAGTTAAAAGCATCAATGCTAGTGGAGTTTCCGTAATTAGCGACACTCCTGATATTGCCAATGCACGAATTGAATTTGAAAATGGTTGTGTTGCAAATTTAACAGCAAGCCGTATTTCGATGAAAAACATGCGCAAAACACGTTTTTTCCAAAGAGACGCTTATATTTCTGTTGACTTTCTAGAGAAAAAATGTGAAGTTGTTCGTATGAAAGATGCTCCTGAAATTCCAGGTGATTTTGATATGATTTTGCAAAATGCAGAGGGGGTAAAAAAACAAATTTATTTTACAAACCCTGATGTAGAGCAAAACAATGCAATTCTAGATGAATTAGAATCTTTTGCAAATGCTATAAACACAAATACTGATCCAGTAGTAACTTTAGATCAAGCAACAGATGCATTAAGAGTAGCTTACCAAATTATTGACTGTTTCGATAAATAA
- a CDS encoding protein-L-isoaspartate(D-aspartate) O-methyltransferase: protein MKDTAKHQGLRNQLVSTLQQKGITDKAVLEAIKKIPRHLFLNSSFEDYAYQDKAFPIGAGQTISQPYTVAFQSQLLEVKKDHKVLEIGTGSGYQTAVLYMLGAKVYSIERQNELFKTTSILFPKLGIRPKHLSFGDGYKGLPGYAPFDSIIVTAGAPFIPQPLMAQLKIGGRLVIPLGEDVQIMTLLIRKNETQFEKHEFGEFRFVPLLEDKN from the coding sequence TTGAAAGACACTGCCAAACATCAAGGACTTCGGAATCAATTAGTAAGCACTTTGCAACAAAAGGGAATTACCGATAAAGCTGTTTTGGAAGCGATAAAAAAAATTCCTAGACACCTTTTTTTGAACTCTAGCTTTGAAGATTATGCCTATCAAGACAAAGCTTTCCCGATTGGTGCGGGGCAAACTATTTCTCAACCTTACACTGTTGCGTTTCAATCGCAGCTGTTAGAAGTTAAAAAAGATCACAAAGTATTAGAAATTGGTACTGGATCTGGTTATCAAACTGCGGTATTATATATGTTGGGAGCCAAGGTATATAGTATTGAAAGACAAAATGAACTATTTAAAACAACATCTATCTTGTTTCCTAAATTAGGAATTCGCCCTAAGCATCTTTCTTTTGGAGATGGTTATAAAGGATTACCTGGTTATGCGCCATTTGATAGTATAATTGTGACGGCAGGGGCACCATTTATTCCTCAGCCATTAATGGCGCAATTAAAAATAGGAGGAAGGTTAGTGATTCCGCTAGGAGAAGATGTTCAAATTATGACGTTACTCATTCGTAAAAATGAAACTCAATTTGAAAAACACGAGTTTGGAGAATTTAGATTCGTACCTTTATTAGAAGATAAAAATTAA